A part of Candidatus Deferrimicrobium borealis genomic DNA contains:
- a CDS encoding multidrug efflux SMR transporter, with the protein MAYVYLLIAIIAEVVGTSALKASDGFTKWIPNVIVAIGYGSAFYFLSLVLRSIPVGVTYAIWSGLGIVLISLVGYVYFKQPLDLPAIAGMVLIISGVIVINLFSKTIRH; encoded by the coding sequence ATGGCATATGTATATTTACTAATAGCGATAATCGCAGAAGTTGTAGGGACCTCCGCATTGAAAGCTTCAGATGGGTTTACTAAGTGGATTCCGAACGTTATCGTTGCGATTGGATATGGATCGGCATTTTACTTCCTCAGTTTGGTGCTAAGAAGCATTCCTGTGGGTGTGACATATGCGATTTGGTCTGGGCTAGGAATAGTATTAATATCACTTGTTGGTTATGTATATTTCAAGCAACCGCTGGATCTTCCCGCAATTGCTGGTATGGTATTAATAATTTCTGGAGTTATTGTAATCAATCTATTTTCGAAAACAATACGTCATTGA
- a CDS encoding DUF1232 domain-containing protein, translating into MQAIKPAEADGSLGELPEGLQIGRSVNQINLEEDYMREKIYGKRISQGSYFARMKNKAAEYINNPDKLNQLIDNAKNKAESKKQGPLKEVFDSLMALFRLVRAYVKREYLEVPWQSLLLIVATILYFLLPTDVIPDWIVGLGYIDDAALIGWTMNTVKSDIDGFREWESRKSDG; encoded by the coding sequence GTGCAGGCTATAAAACCCGCTGAAGCTGACGGATCACTTGGCGAACTTCCTGAGGGCCTGCAGATCGGCCGGAGCGTTAACCAAATAAATTTGGAGGAAGACTATATGAGAGAAAAAATATACGGCAAACGGATATCACAAGGTTCGTATTTCGCGAGAATGAAAAATAAGGCTGCAGAATATATAAACAACCCGGATAAATTGAACCAATTGATTGATAATGCCAAAAACAAGGCGGAATCCAAAAAGCAAGGTCCTTTAAAAGAGGTTTTCGACTCATTAATGGCGTTATTTCGATTGGTTCGCGCTTATGTCAAGCGAGAGTATCTTGAGGTTCCGTGGCAAAGCTTGCTTCTGATTGTGGCAACGATCTTATATTTCCTCCTTCCAACGGACGTAATACCGGATTGGATAGTAGGTCTCGGGTATATTGACGATGCGGCGCTCATCGGATGGACAATGAACACAGTGAAATCGGACATTGATGGATTTCGGGAGTGGGAATCCAGAA